One Amaranthus tricolor cultivar Red isolate AtriRed21 chromosome 1, ASM2621246v1, whole genome shotgun sequence DNA window includes the following coding sequences:
- the LOC130799183 gene encoding uncharacterized protein LOC130799183, which translates to MDSLEQSLAKLKEAMANQMKTKVGWLRKDLPVSRRKPIRSWSRCWRDSRRENEREPSVEVEVDAGGGGRSSWRQRKLDIPTFCGEDPDSWIRKAEKYFSFYQLNEREKLEAAAVSFEGEAEMWLDWEEQNGTVRSWYNLKKLILGRFRPWDEGDVCEYWLAIEKTGTTTDYRQEFVTRLTHLGRKEESLMLGAFMRGLKEEIKTELKMLGPINLGQAMSWAEKIEAKVAAQSWLGTRIEPVHKPYSYPTRNYQTDFRMSNYQITKPYSFSFNW; encoded by the exons ATGGATTCACTAGAACAAAGTTTAGCGAAATTGAAGGAGGCCATGGCAAATCAGATGAAGACGAAGGTGGGGTGGTTGAGGAAAGATTTACCCGTAAGCAGGAGAAAACCGATCAGATCTTGGTCGCGTTGTTGGAGGGATAG TCGAAGAGAGAACGAAAGAGAACCCTCGGTTGAGGTTGAGGTTGATGCCGGTGGAGGAGGACGGTCTAGCTGGCGGCAACGGAAGTTAGACATACCCACTTTTTGTGGGGAAGATCCTGATTCTTGGATACGAAAGGCTGAAAAATACTTTTCATTTTACCAGTTGAACGAGAGAGAGAAATTGGAGGCAGCGGCGGTGAGTTTCGAAGGAGAGGCGGAGATGTGGTTGGATTGGGAGGAACAAAATGGCACGGTGAGGAGTTGGTATAATCTAAAGAAGCTGATTCTTGGCCGGTTTCGGCCTTGGGATGAGGGCGATGTGTGCGAGTATTGGCTGGCTATAGAGAAAACAGGGACGACGACCGACTATCGACAGGAGTTTGTCACCAGATTGACGCATTTGGGCAGGAAGGAGGAGAGCTTGATGCTTGGTGCTTTCATGAGAGGGTTGAAAGAAGAAATTAAAACCGAGTTGAAAATGCTTGGGCCAATTAATTTGGGGCAAGCAATGTCGTGGGCCGAGAAGATTGAGGCAAAAGTGGCGGCCCAGTCTTGGTTGGGAACGAGGATAGAACCCGTCCATAAACCTTATTCTTACCCTACCAGAAATTACCAAACTGACTTCCGTATGTCTAATTACCAGATTACCAAACCTTATTCTTTCTCGTTCAACTGGTAA